A genomic region of Thermodesulfitimonas autotrophica contains the following coding sequences:
- a CDS encoding ABC transporter substrate-binding protein, producing MRQLFVLHIPKKHFFFFAVLACAILAIFYGVALKGKHHCSDETATVLIATPALPGNIIPENLPNNEAGAFLPNVFEGLVRFKPDSCAVAPCLATSWQVSPDGRTWSFRLRPGVRFHNGRLLTAPVVAAAFERKLSAAAVSPYLRLLFGMVASVDAPDPQCVTFRLKYPYTPFLRNLALPQAAIYLPGVLPAGTGPYKIEALREGAVSLRAYEGYWDKMPAVARVLLRKIPDPGRRLRLLQQGKGVIALNIPLTAVSKLPPATLVKTTGAAVSYLGLYTDKEPFADPAARRALALLIDQTALCRNLYGRLLPPATALLPPPVAGTIPQQVPGSSHQTPAGVPSILKKRPLTLLTYNEARPYNPAGGIRLAAEIKRQLAVAGIEVVIRAYPWEKLKAAIRRQEGDFFLYGWTSDNGDPDNFLCCLLASFQISRGLNATHYRNPTLDLLLARGQQIPDSPLRAQIYARALATVAADSPLIPLAYSVHLAACTPEVSGFCLHPLGTYDLQHLKIGR from the coding sequence ATGCGGCAGCTCTTTGTGCTTCACATCCCGAAGAAACATTTTTTCTTCTTTGCGGTCCTGGCCTGCGCCATCCTCGCCATATTTTACGGCGTCGCCCTTAAAGGCAAGCACCATTGCAGTGATGAAACCGCAACGGTCCTGATTGCTACCCCTGCGCTCCCCGGTAATATCATACCAGAAAATCTCCCCAATAACGAAGCTGGCGCCTTCCTACCCAATGTTTTCGAGGGCCTTGTGCGCTTCAAACCGGATAGCTGCGCCGTCGCGCCCTGCCTGGCGACAAGTTGGCAGGTGTCACCTGACGGACGCACCTGGAGCTTTAGGCTTCGCCCGGGCGTCCGCTTCCACAACGGCCGCCTCCTTACGGCGCCTGTTGTGGCCGCCGCTTTTGAGCGCAAGCTATCGGCTGCCGCCGTTTCGCCCTACCTTCGCCTCCTTTTCGGGATGGTCGCGAGCGTGGACGCGCCCGACCCGCAGTGCGTGACCTTTCGCCTGAAATACCCCTATACACCCTTCCTGCGAAACCTGGCGCTGCCCCAGGCCGCAATATACCTGCCCGGCGTTCTTCCGGCCGGCACCGGCCCTTATAAAATAGAAGCGTTGAGAGAGGGCGCGGTATCTCTGCGGGCTTACGAAGGCTACTGGGATAAGATGCCCGCCGTGGCCCGCGTTCTGCTCCGAAAGATACCAGATCCCGGACGGCGTCTCCGGCTTTTGCAGCAAGGTAAAGGCGTTATTGCGCTCAACATTCCTCTCACAGCCGTTAGTAAACTCCCACCCGCGACGTTGGTTAAAACCACCGGCGCCGCCGTCAGTTATCTCGGCCTCTACACCGATAAAGAGCCGTTCGCCGATCCCGCGGCCCGCCGTGCGCTGGCGCTGCTCATCGACCAGACGGCGCTCTGCCGCAACCTTTACGGCCGGCTGCTGCCGCCGGCAACCGCGCTCCTGCCGCCGCCCGTCGCCGGAACCATACCGCAGCAGGTCCCGGGCAGCTCCCACCAGACACCTGCGGGAGTTCCCTCCATTTTAAAAAAGCGCCCGCTTACCCTGCTCACTTACAACGAAGCACGGCCTTACAATCCGGCAGGGGGCATCCGGCTGGCGGCGGAGATAAAGCGACAGCTCGCGGTTGCCGGAATCGAGGTCGTGATCCGCGCCTACCCCTGGGAGAAACTTAAGGCGGCGATCAGGCGCCAGGAAGGAGACTTTTTTCTCTACGGGTGGACGAGCGATAACGGCGATCCGGATAACTTCCTCTGCTGCCTTCTCGCCTCATTTCAGATATCCCGGGGGCTAAACGCCACCCACTACCGCAACCCCACCCTCGACCTGCTGCTGGCCCGGGGCCAGCAAATTCCCGATTCGCCCCTGCGGGCGCAAATCTATGCCCGGGCGCTCGCCACCGTTGCCGCCGACTCCCCTTTAATCCCGCTTGCCTACAGCGTTCACCTTGCCGCCTGCACGCCGGAGGTTAGCGGCTTCTGCCTGCACCCCCTTGGCACCTACGATTTACAGCACCTTAAAATTGGCCGGTGA